The Emcibacter nanhaiensis genome has a window encoding:
- the dnaA gene encoding chromosomal replication initiator protein DnaA → MHNNKGLKPDVGFEGVGSDMELQWSRVLERLKTECEEGVFNSWFKPLALVNVDEGCAVMAAPTRFMRNWLQSNYAERIRQAWSKENPDVTDISIIVLSGFKSAEPQGTLLDNDEQDEARPSASERKQTAAGRKPKASGETRVVQNNSGTEFGAPLDPRFTFDSFVVGKSNELAYAAARRVAENTAVHFNPLFLHGGVGLGKTHLMHAIAWANKQMFPERRVLYLSAEQFMYQFISSIRFKDTMSFKQKFRSVDLLMIDDLQFIANKESTQEEFFHTFNALIDHHHQVVISADRSPTDLEGIEERIRSRLGWGLVADIHPTDYELRLGILQQKANSVPEVEIQTEVLEFLAKRITSNVRELEGALNRMVAHATLIGRPITMEMTQEVLQDLLRANDRRVTIDEIQRRVADYFNIRLSDLLSSRRARQVARPRQIAMYLAKEMTSKSLPEIGRKFGGRDHTTVMHAVKRIDELRQTDSVLEEDILHLERIFST, encoded by the coding sequence ATGCACAATAACAAGGGGTTAAAACCGGACGTCGGTTTTGAGGGTGTGGGAAGTGATATGGAACTCCAGTGGTCCCGGGTTCTGGAAAGACTGAAAACGGAATGCGAAGAAGGCGTTTTTAACAGCTGGTTCAAGCCTCTGGCGCTGGTCAATGTGGACGAAGGCTGTGCCGTGATGGCCGCCCCGACCCGTTTTATGCGCAACTGGCTGCAGTCCAACTATGCCGAACGAATCCGCCAGGCCTGGAGCAAGGAAAACCCTGACGTCACCGACATCAGCATTATTGTCCTGTCCGGCTTCAAGTCCGCAGAACCGCAGGGGACCCTGCTGGACAATGATGAACAGGATGAAGCCCGCCCGTCCGCCAGTGAACGGAAACAGACCGCTGCCGGCCGCAAGCCGAAGGCTTCCGGCGAAACCCGGGTGGTGCAGAATAATTCCGGCACTGAATTCGGCGCCCCCCTTGACCCCCGCTTCACCTTTGACAGCTTTGTGGTCGGCAAGTCCAACGAACTGGCCTATGCGGCGGCCCGCCGGGTGGCGGAAAATACCGCAGTCCATTTCAACCCGCTGTTCCTGCACGGCGGTGTGGGCCTGGGTAAAACCCACCTGATGCACGCCATCGCCTGGGCCAACAAGCAGATGTTCCCGGAACGCCGGGTGCTGTATCTGTCGGCGGAACAATTCATGTATCAGTTCATCAGTTCGATCCGTTTCAAGGACACCATGTCCTTCAAGCAGAAGTTCCGCTCCGTGGACCTGCTGATGATCGACGACCTCCAGTTCATCGCCAACAAGGAATCCACCCAGGAAGAGTTCTTCCATACCTTCAACGCGCTGATCGACCATCATCACCAGGTGGTGATTTCCGCCGACCGCTCGCCGACTGACCTGGAAGGGATCGAGGAGCGTATCCGCTCCCGCCTCGGCTGGGGCCTGGTGGCGGACATCCATCCCACCGACTATGAACTGCGGCTCGGCATCCTGCAGCAGAAGGCCAACAGCGTGCCCGAGGTGGAGATCCAGACCGAGGTGCTGGAGTTCCTGGCGAAAAGGATCACCTCCAACGTCCGCGAACTGGAGGGGGCGCTGAACCGGATGGTGGCCCATGCCACCCTGATCGGCCGGCCCATCACCATGGAAATGACCCAGGAGGTGCTGCAGGACCTGCTCAGGGCCAATGACCGCCGGGTGACCATTGATGAAATCCAGCGCCGGGTAGCCGACTATTTCAACATCCGCTTGTCGGACCTGCTGTCCTCGCGCCGGGCGCGCCAGGTGGCGCGGCCGCGGCAGATCGCCATGTACCTGGCCAAGGAGATGACCTCAAAGTCCCTGCCCGAGATCGGCCGGAAGTTCGGCGGCCGGGACCACACCACCGTCATGCATGCGGTGAAGCGGATTGACGAGCTGCGCCAGACCGACAGCGTGCTGGAAGAGGATATCCTCCATCTGGAGCGGATTTTCAGCACCTGA
- the rpsT gene encoding 30S ribosomal protein S20 — translation MANTLQAKKRVRRNARKADVNKSRRSRIRTFVKKVELALEAGNAEEAREALRQAQPELMRGVTKGVLHKKTASRKVSRLAKRVKAISA, via the coding sequence ATGGCAAATACTTTACAGGCCAAGAAGCGAGTACGTCGTAACGCAAGAAAAGCTGATGTTAACAAATCCCGCCGCAGCCGGATTCGCACTTTTGTGAAAAAAGTCGAACTGGCCCTGGAAGCCGGCAATGCGGAAGAGGCCCGCGAGGCCCTGCGCCAGGCTCAGCCGGAACTGATGCGTGGTGTGACCAAAGGCGTCCTGCACAAGAAAACAGCGTCCCGCAAAGTTTCCCGTCTGGCAAAACGCGTCAAAGCGATCTCTGCCTGA
- the ubiE gene encoding bifunctional demethylmenaquinone methyltransferase/2-methoxy-6-polyprenyl-1,4-benzoquinol methylase UbiE — MSEKNTEEPIKDQSETTHFGFRTVERESKQGLVRNVFDNVARKYDLMNDVMSAGMHRLWKDEMIRVLRPQPGMKLIDVAGGTGDIAFRFLEAARKFPGNVENPADVTVCDINDNMLTVGRDRAIDRGILDHIDWVCGNAETLPLPDQCMDAYTIAFGIRNVTNIDQALREAYRVLKPGGHFLCLEFSQVDLPVLEKLYDVYSFELIPRFGQWITGDKDSYQYLVESIRRFPSQEKFKSMIAEAGFRQVTYRNMTGGVVALHSGWRI, encoded by the coding sequence ATGAGCGAGAAGAATACAGAAGAGCCGATAAAAGACCAGAGCGAAACCACCCATTTCGGTTTCCGCACCGTAGAGCGGGAAAGCAAGCAGGGCCTGGTGCGCAATGTGTTTGACAATGTGGCCCGCAAATATGACCTGATGAATGATGTCATGAGCGCCGGCATGCATCGGCTGTGGAAGGACGAGATGATCCGGGTGCTGCGCCCGCAGCCGGGCATGAAGCTGATTGATGTGGCCGGCGGCACCGGCGATATTGCCTTTCGCTTCCTGGAAGCCGCCCGCAAGTTCCCCGGCAACGTGGAGAATCCGGCGGACGTCACCGTCTGTGACATCAATGACAATATGCTGACCGTCGGTCGCGACCGGGCAATTGACCGGGGCATCCTCGACCATATCGACTGGGTGTGCGGCAATGCCGAAACCCTGCCCCTGCCGGACCAGTGCATGGACGCCTATACCATCGCCTTCGGCATCCGCAACGTCACCAATATCGACCAGGCGCTCCGCGAAGCTTACCGGGTGCTGAAACCGGGCGGCCATTTCCTGTGCCTGGAATTCAGCCAGGTCGACCTGCCGGTGCTGGAAAAACTCTATGACGTCTACAGCTTCGAACTGATTCCCCGCTTCGGCCAGTGGATCACCGGCGACAAGGACAGCTACCAGTATCTGGTGGAAAGCATCCGCCGCTTCCCGTCCCAGGAAAAATTCAAAAGCATGATCGCAGAAGCCGGGTTCCGGCAGGTCACCTACCGCAACATGACCGGCGGCGTGGTTGCGCTTCATTCGGGATGGCGGATCTGA
- the dut gene encoding dUTP diphosphatase yields MSNVGIQILEHGQGLKLPEYETSHSAGMDLMAAVAEGEQVVLKPGERKLIPTGFAMALPGNFEAQVRPRSGLAWKNGVTVLNTPGTIDADYRGEVKVILINHGDEDFTITRGMRIAQMVIAPVTQISWDQRDSLDETARGSGGFGSTGTGT; encoded by the coding sequence ATGTCAAATGTAGGTATACAGATTCTTGAACACGGACAGGGCTTGAAACTGCCGGAATATGAAACTTCACACAGCGCCGGCATGGACCTGATGGCCGCTGTCGCTGAAGGCGAGCAAGTAGTGCTCAAGCCCGGGGAGCGCAAGCTGATCCCGACCGGCTTCGCCATGGCCCTGCCCGGTAATTTTGAGGCCCAGGTGCGGCCCCGCTCCGGCCTGGCCTGGAAAAACGGCGTCACTGTCCTCAACACGCCCGGGACAATCGACGCAGATTATCGCGGCGAGGTCAAAGTCATCCTGATCAATCATGGCGACGAGGATTTCACCATCACCCGCGGCATGCGTATTGCCCAGATGGTTATTGCCCCGGTCACCCAGATCAGCTGGGACCAGCGCGACAGCCTGGACGAGACCGCCCGCGGCAGCGGTGGCTTCGGGTCCACCGGCACGGGCACCTGA
- the ubiB gene encoding 2-polyprenylphenol 6-hydroxylase, which translates to MFRSLRHIGRLVRVGYTLAQYDALTDLLNLFGEKPGALDQLKTIKRIRPPKADEEPNTGLVLALQSLGPTFIKFGQALATRPDLIGAEVALDLMRLQDRVAPFPGEEAQKIIARELGGDISEFYSDFEVEPVAAASMAQVHRATTTDGRKVAVKVLRPGIEQAFARDLESFEWLARLVERFSRKSRRLRPTKVIETISETISVEMDFRYEAAASSQLRENMAYNSDYDVPKVDWDRTGRQVLTTEWVEGIAFSDKAALEASGIDRRRLAENLVQTFLAQALDDGFFHADLHQGNLFAREGSKITAIDFGIMGRLDRKTRRALAEILLGFLNQDYDRIAQAHFDIGYVPPDQSLDKFKQALRAIGDPVIGKPVNEISIGKLLAQLFETTETFNMQTQPQLLLLQKTMVTAEGVALDLYPGINMWETSRPIIERWMRNNLGPQAQIREVAETILAAARKVPKLVEDLEQIADAARHMQQLTSGRQNGSRYKPFLLGFAGALTAGVAGYVLYILFN; encoded by the coding sequence ATGTTCCGCAGCCTCCGTCATATCGGCCGCCTGGTCCGGGTGGGCTATACCCTGGCTCAATATGATGCGCTGACGGACCTGTTGAACCTGTTCGGGGAAAAACCCGGCGCCCTCGACCAGCTCAAAACCATCAAGCGAATCCGTCCTCCCAAAGCGGACGAAGAACCCAATACCGGCCTGGTGCTGGCGCTGCAAAGCCTTGGCCCCACCTTTATTAAATTCGGCCAGGCCCTGGCCACCCGGCCGGACCTGATCGGCGCCGAGGTGGCGCTGGACCTGATGCGTCTGCAGGACAGGGTCGCGCCCTTCCCGGGGGAGGAAGCGCAAAAAATCATTGCCCGCGAACTGGGCGGAGATATCTCTGAGTTTTATTCCGATTTCGAAGTGGAACCGGTCGCGGCCGCCTCCATGGCCCAGGTGCACCGGGCCACCACCACCGACGGCCGCAAGGTCGCCGTCAAGGTGCTGCGCCCGGGAATCGAGCAGGCCTTTGCCCGCGACCTGGAAAGTTTCGAATGGCTGGCCCGGCTGGTCGAGCGTTTTTCCCGCAAGTCACGCCGCCTCAGGCCGACCAAGGTGATCGAGACCATTTCCGAAACCATTTCCGTGGAAATGGATTTTCGCTATGAAGCGGCCGCCTCGTCCCAGCTCAGGGAGAATATGGCCTACAACAGTGACTATGACGTGCCGAAAGTGGACTGGGACCGCACCGGCCGGCAGGTGCTGACCACCGAATGGGTGGAAGGCATCGCCTTTTCCGACAAGGCCGCCCTTGAAGCCTCCGGGATCGATCGCCGCCGCCTGGCCGAAAACCTGGTCCAGACCTTCCTGGCCCAGGCCCTGGACGACGGCTTCTTCCACGCCGATCTGCACCAGGGCAACCTGTTCGCCCGGGAAGGAAGTAAAATCACCGCCATCGATTTCGGAATCATGGGACGGCTGGATCGCAAGACCCGGCGGGCCCTGGCTGAGATTCTGCTGGGTTTCCTCAACCAGGATTATGATCGCATCGCCCAGGCCCATTTCGATATCGGCTATGTGCCGCCGGACCAGTCGCTGGACAAGTTCAAGCAGGCGCTGCGGGCGATCGGCGATCCGGTGATCGGCAAACCGGTCAATGAAATCTCGATCGGCAAGCTGCTGGCCCAGCTGTTTGAAACCACCGAGACCTTCAACATGCAGACCCAGCCGCAGCTCCTGCTGCTGCAGAAAACCATGGTGACGGCGGAAGGTGTCGCGCTCGACCTTTATCCCGGCATCAATATGTGGGAAACTTCACGCCCGATCATCGAAAGATGGATGCGCAACAACCTGGGGCCCCAGGCACAGATTCGCGAAGTGGCGGAAACCATCCTCGCGGCGGCGCGAAAAGTGCCCAAGCTGGTGGAAGACCTGGAACAGATCGCCGATGCCGCCCGGCATATGCAGCAACTGACCAGCGGTCGCCAAAACGGCAGCCGTTACAAACCCTTCCTGCTTGGCTTTGCCGGCGCCCTTACCGCCGGAGTGGCGGGTTATGTCCTGTACATATTGTTTAATTAA
- a CDS encoding RrF2 family transcriptional regulator: MFRLTKKMIYALEAVADIAYNGRVNPVQSRDITKRQGIPQRYLEQVMQQLVRTGILKGVRGPKGGYFLAKERRRITVGEIVRVINELDSKNIKTEFVSQSDLGTKVINPLLDELNQEIMDKLDNITLQDLCERAKLKGVESDSDKEFVFTI, from the coding sequence ATGTTCCGACTGACCAAAAAAATGATCTATGCCCTGGAAGCCGTTGCCGATATTGCCTACAACGGCCGGGTCAATCCGGTCCAGAGCCGGGATATCACCAAGCGACAGGGTATTCCCCAACGCTATCTGGAACAGGTCATGCAGCAGCTGGTCCGCACCGGCATCCTCAAGGGTGTGCGCGGGCCCAAAGGCGGCTATTTCCTGGCCAAGGAGCGGCGGCGCATCACCGTGGGAGAAATCGTCCGGGTCATCAATGAACTGGACAGCAAAAACATCAAGACCGAATTCGTTTCCCAGTCCGATCTCGGCACCAAGGTGATCAACCCGCTGCTGGACGAACTGAACCAGGAAATTATGGATAAACTGGATAATATCACGTTGCAGGATCTTTGTGAGCGGGCCAAACTCAAAGGAGTCGAGTCTGACTCCGACAAGGAATTCGTTTTCACAATCTAG
- the dnaN gene encoding DNA polymerase III subunit beta → MKLNIERGALLKSLGHIQSVVERRNTIPILSNVLLEGEQGHLNLAATDLDLAISETVPGETSEPGGITAPAHTLYDIVRKLPEGSQVELYYDIDTQRLSISAGRSRFTLSCLPREDFPVMNEGDLPINFRLASIDLKRLIDKTRFAVSTEETRYYLNGIYIHATDDDEGSPVLRGVATDGHRLARFDMEQPDGAVNMPGIIVPRKAVGELRKLIDEYEGDVDVALSETKIRFSFADIVLTSKLIDGTFPDYTRVIPEGNDRVMEIDAKQFAEAVDRVSTISTDKTRSVKLSIGEGKLQLSVNSPEHGTATEELGCSYSSEDMEIGFNSRYLLDILAQINGDMAEVLLADSTAPTVLRDMTDEGALYVLMPMRV, encoded by the coding sequence ATGAAGCTGAATATCGAACGCGGTGCCTTACTGAAATCCCTTGGCCATATCCAGAGTGTTGTTGAGCGCCGGAATACCATTCCGATCCTGTCCAACGTTCTATTGGAAGGGGAGCAGGGTCATCTGAACCTGGCCGCGACGGACCTTGACCTTGCCATTTCCGAGACCGTGCCCGGGGAAACGTCAGAGCCGGGCGGTATCACGGCGCCGGCGCATACGCTTTATGACATCGTGCGCAAGCTGCCGGAAGGCAGTCAGGTAGAGCTTTATTACGATATCGACACCCAGCGCCTGTCCATCAGCGCCGGCCGGTCGCGTTTCACCCTGTCCTGCCTGCCGCGGGAGGATTTCCCGGTCATGAATGAAGGCGACCTGCCGATCAACTTCCGGCTCGCCAGCATTGACCTGAAGCGACTGATCGACAAAACCCGTTTCGCGGTCTCCACCGAAGAAACCCGTTATTACCTGAACGGCATCTATATCCATGCCACCGATGATGACGAAGGATCGCCGGTGCTGCGCGGCGTGGCCACGGACGGTCACCGCCTGGCCCGCTTCGATATGGAGCAGCCCGACGGCGCGGTCAACATGCCCGGCATCATCGTGCCCCGCAAGGCGGTGGGCGAGCTGCGCAAGCTGATCGACGAATATGAGGGCGATGTGGATGTGGCCCTGTCCGAAACCAAGATCCGTTTCTCCTTTGCCGATATCGTGCTGACTTCCAAGCTGATCGACGGCACCTTCCCGGACTACACCCGCGTGATTCCGGAAGGCAACGACCGGGTCATGGAAATTGACGCCAAGCAGTTTGCCGAGGCCGTGGACAGGGTGTCCACCATTTCCACCGACAAGACCCGTTCCGTGAAACTGTCCATTGGCGAGGGAAAACTGCAGCTGTCCGTGAACAGCCCGGAGCATGGCACCGCGACCGAGGAGCTGGGCTGCAGCTACAGTTCCGAAGACATGGAAATCGGCTTCAACTCCCGTTATCTGCTGGATATCCTCGCCCAGATCAACGGCGATATGGCGGAAGTCCTGCTGGCGGATTCCACGGCGCCGACGGTGCTGCGGGATATGACAGATGAAGGGGCGCTGTATGTCCTGATGCCCATGCGGGTATAA
- the coaBC gene encoding bifunctional phosphopantothenoylcysteine decarboxylase/phosphopantothenate--cysteine ligase CoaBC, which yields MTDILTNKRLLLIIGGGIAAYKVLELIRRLKERGVRIRPVLTKGGAQFVTPLSVSALAEEKVYQNLFSLTDEAEMGHIRLSRETDLVLVAPATADLMAKMAAGIADDLATTALLATDKPVLIAPSMNTKMWEHPATQRNLKQLQEDGIKVIAPGAGDLACGEVGAGRLAEVPDMVRAVEEFFESRRAGSALSGKHVIVTAGPTHEPIDPVRYIANRSSGKQGYALAAALAGLGARVTLVSGPTALDCPDGVERIDVESARDMLAAVEGALPADAAVCVAAVADWRSEGVAGQKIKKQKDGLPDLHLVENPDILKTLSALKESRPDLVVGFAAETENVTEHARAKRERKDCDWIVANDVSFGEGGSVMGGDRNAVTLITAEGEVSWPEADKEQIAAQLAAEIEKHFR from the coding sequence ATGACTGATATCCTGACTAACAAGCGACTGCTGCTGATCATCGGCGGCGGGATCGCCGCCTACAAGGTGCTGGAGCTGATCCGGCGCCTGAAAGAACGCGGTGTGCGGATCCGGCCGGTCCTGACCAAAGGCGGGGCGCAGTTTGTCACCCCGCTGTCGGTCAGCGCCCTGGCGGAAGAAAAAGTCTACCAGAACCTCTTCTCCCTGACCGACGAAGCGGAAATGGGCCATATCCGCCTGTCCCGGGAAACCGATCTGGTACTGGTGGCGCCGGCCACCGCCGACCTGATGGCGAAAATGGCCGCCGGCATTGCCGACGACCTGGCCACCACCGCGCTGCTGGCCACCGACAAACCGGTACTGATCGCCCCCAGCATGAACACCAAAATGTGGGAGCATCCGGCGACCCAGCGCAACCTCAAGCAATTGCAGGAGGACGGAATCAAGGTAATTGCCCCCGGGGCCGGGGACCTGGCGTGCGGCGAAGTGGGCGCCGGACGGCTGGCCGAGGTGCCGGATATGGTCCGCGCCGTTGAGGAATTTTTCGAAAGCCGCCGGGCGGGGAGCGCGCTCAGCGGCAAGCATGTCATTGTCACCGCCGGTCCGACCCACGAGCCCATTGATCCGGTCCGCTATATCGCCAACCGCTCCAGCGGCAAGCAGGGCTATGCCCTTGCCGCCGCCCTGGCCGGGCTCGGCGCCCGTGTCACCCTGGTGTCCGGACCGACCGCGCTGGACTGCCCCGACGGGGTGGAACGGATTGACGTGGAATCGGCCCGCGACATGCTGGCCGCTGTGGAAGGCGCCCTGCCGGCGGACGCAGCCGTCTGTGTCGCCGCCGTGGCCGACTGGCGTAGCGAGGGTGTTGCCGGTCAGAAAATCAAGAAACAGAAAGACGGGCTGCCGGACCTGCATCTGGTGGAAAATCCGGATATCCTGAAAACCCTTTCTGCGCTCAAAGAGAGCCGGCCCGACCTGGTCGTTGGTTTCGCCGCGGAAACGGAAAATGTCACCGAACATGCCCGCGCCAAACGGGAACGCAAGGACTGCGACTGGATTGTCGCCAACGATGTGTCCTTCGGTGAGGGCGGCAGCGTCATGGGCGGCGATCGCAATGCCGTCACCCTGATCACCGCGGAGGGCGAGGTTTCCTGGCCGGAAGCGGACAAGGAACAGATCGCCGCCCAGCTGGCGGCGGAAATAGAAAAACACTTCAGATAA
- a CDS encoding enoyl-CoA hydratase has product MSYEMILVDRKEPVGLITLNRPEALNALNGKLMDEMTKALRAFEADDEIRAIVITGSEKAFAAGADIKEMQSKGYMDVFKEDFITANWEEATRCRKPIIAAVAGYALGGGCELAMMCDFILAAENAKFGQPEIKLGVIPGAGGTQRLTRFVGKSKAMEMVLTGRMMDAEEAERSGLVSRIVPTDQLVEEALATAGKIAELSMPSVMIAKECVNKAYETTLAEGVMFERRIFHSLFATEDQKEGMSAFAEKRTPEFKHK; this is encoded by the coding sequence ATGTCCTATGAAATGATTCTGGTAGACCGGAAAGAGCCAGTTGGTCTCATTACCCTGAACCGGCCCGAGGCCCTGAACGCCCTGAACGGCAAACTGATGGACGAGATGACCAAAGCCCTGCGCGCCTTCGAGGCGGATGACGAGATTCGCGCTATCGTCATTACCGGCAGCGAGAAAGCCTTTGCCGCCGGCGCCGACATCAAGGAAATGCAATCCAAAGGCTATATGGACGTGTTCAAGGAAGATTTCATCACCGCCAACTGGGAAGAAGCCACCCGCTGCCGCAAACCGATCATTGCCGCCGTGGCCGGCTATGCCCTGGGCGGCGGCTGTGAACTGGCCATGATGTGCGACTTTATCCTGGCGGCGGAGAATGCCAAATTCGGCCAGCCGGAAATCAAGCTGGGCGTGATTCCCGGCGCCGGCGGCACCCAGCGCCTGACCCGTTTCGTCGGCAAGTCCAAGGCCATGGAGATGGTCCTGACCGGCCGCATGATGGATGCGGAAGAAGCCGAACGGTCCGGCCTGGTCAGCCGCATTGTGCCCACCGACCAGCTGGTGGAGGAGGCCCTGGCGACAGCGGGCAAGATCGCCGAGCTGTCCATGCCGTCCGTGATGATCGCCAAGGAATGCGTCAACAAGGCCTATGAAACCACCCTGGCGGAAGGCGTGATGTTCGAGCGGCGGATTTTCCATTCCCTGTTTGCCACAGAGGACCAGAAGGAAGGCATGTCCGCCTTTGCCGAAAAACGCACGCCTGAATTCAAGCATAAATAG
- a CDS encoding rhodanese-like domain-containing protein: MTGFAGDVSVEETWEALKTSPDAVLVDVRTDAEWNFVGISDLNALGKQPVLISWQVYPSMQVNHDFVAMMQEQGIEKTAPVYFLCRSGVRSRAAAEKAAAEGYQATYNIAGGFEGDKDNNQHRGRMNGWKAAGLPWIQQ, from the coding sequence ATGACGGGATTTGCCGGCGACGTTTCTGTGGAGGAAACCTGGGAAGCACTGAAGACCAGTCCGGATGCTGTTCTTGTGGATGTAAGAACGGATGCGGAGTGGAATTTCGTCGGCATCAGCGACCTGAATGCCCTGGGCAAGCAGCCTGTGCTGATCAGCTGGCAGGTCTATCCGTCAATGCAGGTCAATCATGATTTTGTCGCCATGATGCAGGAACAGGGAATCGAGAAAACCGCCCCTGTCTATTTCCTGTGCCGGTCCGGGGTGCGCTCGCGGGCGGCGGCGGAAAAGGCGGCGGCCGAAGGATACCAGGCCACCTACAATATTGCCGGGGGATTCGAGGGGGACAAGGATAATAATCAACATCGGGGCAGGATGAACGGATGGAAAGCGGCAGGGCTTCCATGGATTCAGCAGTAA
- the mutM gene encoding bifunctional DNA-formamidopyrimidine glycosylase/DNA-(apurinic or apyrimidinic site) lyase, with product MPELPEVETVCRGIAPVLEGRTLVRVEQRRADLRFPFPDRFVERLEGQTVERISRRAKYILASLSSGEVLIIHLGMSGRMTLIPAAEMKEFTPGKHDHVIFETDRHDLVVFNDPRRFGLMDLCPEQELSSHKLFVGMGPEPLGNEFNEEYLSEKFRGKKTSVKAALLDQRIVAGLGNIYVCEALFYAGISPKRQAASVAGKRAARLVPAIRDVLQRAIAAGGSTLKDYARVDGELGYFQHNFAVYGREGEPCPKKGCTGTIKRIVQGGRSTFYCPVCQG from the coding sequence ATGCCTGAATTACCAGAAGTGGAAACCGTATGCCGGGGAATCGCCCCGGTGCTGGAAGGCCGAACGCTGGTCCGGGTAGAGCAGCGCCGGGCCGACCTGAGGTTTCCCTTTCCCGACCGGTTCGTCGAACGCCTGGAAGGACAGACGGTGGAGCGCATCAGCCGGCGCGCCAAATATATCCTCGCCTCCCTGTCCTCGGGAGAGGTGCTGATCATTCATCTCGGCATGTCGGGGCGCATGACCCTGATACCGGCAGCGGAAATGAAGGAGTTCACGCCGGGCAAGCACGACCATGTGATTTTCGAGACCGACCGCCACGACCTGGTTGTCTTTAATGATCCGCGCCGCTTCGGCCTGATGGACCTCTGCCCCGAGCAGGAGCTGTCCAGCCACAAGCTGTTTGTCGGCATGGGGCCGGAACCGCTGGGCAATGAATTCAACGAAGAATATCTGTCGGAAAAATTCCGCGGCAAGAAAACATCTGTAAAAGCGGCCCTGCTGGACCAGCGGATTGTCGCGGGACTCGGCAATATCTATGTCTGTGAGGCATTGTTTTATGCCGGTATCTCGCCGAAGCGCCAGGCCGCGTCAGTGGCGGGAAAGCGGGCGGCGAGGCTGGTACCGGCGATCCGGGATGTGTTGCAGCGGGCCATCGCCGCCGGGGGATCCACCCTCAAGGATTATGCGCGGGTGGACGGCGAACTGGGGTATTTCCAGCATAATTTCGCCGTTTACGGCCGGGAGGGCGAGCCCTGTCCGAAAAAGGGTTGTACCGGGACGATCAAGCGTATTGTCCAGGGCGGCCGCTCCACATTCTATTGTCCTGTCTGCCAGGGTTAG